AAAGAAAAAAGTGATCAAAACTTGGTCTCGCCGTTCAACTATTTTTCCAAGTTTTGTTGGATATACCATTGCTGTACATGATGGTAGAAAACATGTGCCTGTTTATATTCAAGAAGACATGGTCGGACATAAATTAGGTGAATTTGCACCAACAAGAACTTATCGTGGTCATGCTAGTGACGATAAGAAAACGAGACGCTAATTTGAGGGGAGGAAATGCAAATGCCAGAACAAATTACATCAGCTAAAGCAACTGCAAAAACTGTTCGTACTTCACCTCGTAAAGCCCGTTTAGTGATCGATCTTGTTAGAGGGAAAAGCGTTGCAGATGCAATTTCAATTTTGAAATTTACGCCGAATAAATCAGCTGAAATTATTGAAAAAGTTCTAATGTCTGCAGTAGCAAATGCAGAAAACAACTTTGACTTAGATGTTGAGAATTTAGTCGTATCTGAAGCTTTTGTTAACGAAGGACCAACGATGAAACGTTTCCGTCCACGTGCAAAAGGTTCAGCTTCACCAATCAACAAACGTACAAGTCACATCACAGTTGTCGTATCAGAAAAATAAGGAGGGACAAATCAGTGGGTCAAAAAGTAAATCCAGTTGGAATGCGTGTTGGCATTATTCGTGATTGGGATACAAAATGGTATGCTGAAAAAGAATATGCTGAATTCCTGCATGAAGATTTAAAAATCCGTACATTTATCTCAAAAAAACTTGCTGATGCTGCTGTATCTACAATTGAAATTGAACGTGCTGCAAATCGCATTGATATTTCAATTCATACAGCAAAGCCAGGTATGGTAATCGGTAAAGGCGGATCTGAAGTTGAGAATTTAAGAAAAGAATTAAACAAATTAACTGGTAAACGAGTTCACATTAATATTGTTGAAATCAAAAAACCAGATTTAGACGCTAAATTAGTAGGCGAAGGAATTGCACGTCAACTAGAAAATCGTGTTGCTTTTCGTCGGGCACAAAAACAAGCCATTCAACGTACAATGCGTGCTGGCGCTAAGGGAATTAAAACACAAGTATCCGGTCGTTTAAATGGTGCAGACATTGCACGTAAAGAAGGTTATTCAGAAGGAACAGTTCCACTTCATACATTGCGTGCAGATATTGATTACGCATGGGAAGAAGCAGAAACAACTTATGGACAATTAGGAGTTAAGGTGTGGATTTATCGTGGTGAAATTTTACCAACGAAAACAAACACTGAGAAAGGAGGGAAATAATCATGTTAGTACCTAAACGTGTGAAACACCGTCGTGAGTTCAGAGGAAAAATGCGGGGGGAAGCTAAAGGTGGAAAAGAAGTAACTTTTGGTGAATGGGGTTTACAAGCCTTGGATTCCCATTGGATTACTAACCGACAAATTGAAGCTGCTCGTATCGCGATGACTCGTTATATGAAGCGTGGCGGAAAAGTATGGATTAAAATTTTCCCTCATAAATCATATACGAGTAAAGCTATTGGTGTTCGTATGGGTAAAGGTAAAGGAGCACCTGAAGGATGGGTATCCCCAGTCAAACGTGGCAAAATAATGTTTGAAGTTGCTGGTGTTTCTGAGGAAGTTGCACGTGAAGCACTTCGCCTTGCATCTCATAAATTACCTATCAAAACTAAAATCGTAAAACGTGAGGAAATGGGTGGTGAATCGAATGAAAGTTAAAGAAATCAGAGAATTAACCACTACCGAAATGCTTGATAAAGAAAAACAATTAAAAGAAGAATTGTTTAATTTGAGATTCCAATTAGCAACAGGCCAGCTAGAAAATACGGCACGTATTAAAGAAGTACGTCGATCGATTGCACGCATTAAAACTGTCTTGCGTGAACAAGAAGCTAACTAATAATGGAGGGAGGCTAAATACGTATGACTGAAGAAAGAAATAATCGTAAAATTTATCAAGGTCGTGTGATTTCAGATAAAATGGACAAGACAATTACAGTCGTTGTTGAAACAAAGAAAAATCATCCTATCTATGGTAAACGTCTAAAATATTCAAAGAAGTATAAAGCACATGATGAAAACAACACTGCAAAAGTTGGTGACATCGTTAGAATCATGGAAACTCGTCCATTGTCAGCTACAAAACGTTTCCGTTTACTAGAGGTAGTCGAAGAAGCAATTATTATCTAACAAAACGAGATTTTCCTATATAGATTGAAGCTTAGAATCTGAAAGGAGGATACACAACGTGATCCAAGCAGAAAGCCGTTTAAAAGTCGCTGATAATTCAGGTGCACGTGAAATTTTGACGATCAAAGTCCTTGGAGGATCTGGTCGTAAAACTGCTAACATTGGTGACGTCATTGTAGCTACTGTCAAACAAGCAACACCAGGCGGTGTTGTTAAAAAAGGCGAAGTAGTGAAAGCCGTTATCGTTCGTACAAAATCTGGTGCTCGTCGCTCAGATGGTTCTTATATTAAATTTGATGAAAATGCTGCGGTGATTGTCCGTGATGATAAAAGTCCACGTGGAACTCGTATTTTTGGACCAGTTGCACGCGAATTAAGAGAAAACAATTTCATGAAGATCGTTTCTCTATCACCAGAAGTATTATAACCGAGACACTTGCCAAAGGAGGTGCGAAACAAAGATGTTTGTTAAAAAAGGCGATAAAGTAAAAATTATCACTGGAAAAGATAAAAACAAAGAAGGCGTTGTGTTATCAGCGTTTCCTAAAAACGAAAAAGTGATTGTTGAAGGTGTTAATATGATGAAAAAACATCAAAAACCTACACAATCAGCGCCACAAGGTGGCATTCTTGAAGTAGAAGCACCAATTCATGTTTCTAATGTAATGGTGATTGATCCTTCAAATGGTGAAGCAACAAAAGTTGCGTATAAAGAAATTGATGGAAAGAAAGTCCGCATTTCTAAAAAAACAGGTGAAGCTTTAGATAAATAATACAACAAGGAAGGGGGACTTATTGAATGAACCGCCTGAAAGAAAAATATGTAAATGAAATCATGCCAGCTTTAATGGAAAAATTTAATTATAGTTCTATTATGCAAACACCAAAGATTGAAAAAATCGTTATAAATATGGGTGTAGGTGATGCTGTATCTAACGCTAAAAATTTAGATAAAGCAGTTGAAGAATTAGCTTTAATCAGTGGACAAAAACCACTAATTACAAAGGCTAAAAAATCAATCGCGGGCTTCCGTTTGCGTGAAGGAATGCCAATTGGTGCAAAAGTTACATTACGTGGCGAAAGAATGTATGAATTTTTTGATAAATTAGTAACTGTTTCTCTACCTCGTGTACGTGACTTCCACGGAGTAAGTACAAAATCTTTTGATGGTAGAGGAAACTATACTCTAGGTGTTAAAGAACAATTAATTTTCCCAGAAGTTGATTATGATTTAGTAGATAAGGTACGAGGAATGGATATTGTTATTGTTACAACAGCGAACACGGATGAAGAATCTCGTGAGCTATTGGCACAACTAGGTATGCCGTTCCAAAAATAACAAAAGGAGGCGAACTACTTGGCTAAACAATCAAAAATTATTAAAAGTGAACGCCCAGCAAAATATTCAACACAAAATCATACACGTTGTGAACGTTGTGGACGTCCACGTTCAGTGTATCGTAAATTTCATCTTTGCCGTATTTGCTTCCGCGAACTTGCCTTTAAAGGTCAGATTCCCGGCGTGAAGAAAGCTAGCTGGTAAAATAATTCGCATAAAGGAGGTAAACAGTTAATGTCTATGACAGACCCAATTGCAGATTTTCTAACTCGTATTCGTAATGCAAATATGGTTAAACATGAGAGTTTAGAAGCTCCTGCATCAAAAATCAAACGTGATATTGCGGAAATCTTGAAACGTGAAGGATTTATTCGCGATGTTGAATACATTCAAGATGACAAACAAGGCGTTATTCGTGTTTTTCTGAAATATGGTAAAGACAACGAACGTGTTATTACTAACTTGAAACGTATTTCTAAACCAGGATTACGTGCTTATGTTAAAGCTGATGAGGTGCCTAAAGTCCTAAATGGCTTAGGAATTGCTCTTATTTCAACCTCTGAAGGTGTTATTACTGATAAAGAAGCTAGATCAAAAAATATTGGCGGCGAAGTGCTTGCCTACGTATGGTAATTCAAAGAATACACAAGGAGGTGTCTCTAAGTGAGTCGTATTGGAAATAAAATTGTTGTTTTACCTGATGGAGTAGAAGTTACCCAAAAAGGAAACAACATAACTGTTAAGGGACCAAAAGGTGAATTAACACGTGAATTTTCTAGTGATATTAAAATGAATATTGATGGAAAAGAAGTTGTATTTACACGTCCTAACGATAGTAAAGAAATGAAAACTATTCACGGTACTACTCGTGCCAATTTTAACAATATGGTTGTAGGTGTTAGTACTGGATTTGAAAAAGCTCTTGAACTTATTGGGGTAGGATATCGTGCCCAGGTTCAGGGAAATAAATTAACATTAAACGTTGGTTACTCTCATCCAGTAGAAATTGTACCACCTGCAGGTATTACT
The genomic region above belongs to Melissococcus plutonius ATCC 35311 and contains:
- the rplN gene encoding 50S ribosomal protein L14, which produces MIQAESRLKVADNSGAREILTIKVLGGSGRKTANIGDVIVATVKQATPGGVVKKGEVVKAVIVRTKSGARRSDGSYIKFDENAAVIVRDDKSPRGTRIFGPVARELRENNFMKIVSLSPEVL
- the rplP gene encoding 50S ribosomal protein L16 translates to MLVPKRVKHRREFRGKMRGEAKGGKEVTFGEWGLQALDSHWITNRQIEAARIAMTRYMKRGGKVWIKIFPHKSYTSKAIGVRMGKGKGAPEGWVSPVKRGKIMFEVAGVSEEVAREALRLASHKLPIKTKIVKREEMGGESNES
- the rplE gene encoding 50S ribosomal protein L5; this encodes MNRLKEKYVNEIMPALMEKFNYSSIMQTPKIEKIVINMGVGDAVSNAKNLDKAVEELALISGQKPLITKAKKSIAGFRLREGMPIGAKVTLRGERMYEFFDKLVTVSLPRVRDFHGVSTKSFDGRGNYTLGVKEQLIFPEVDYDLVDKVRGMDIVIVTTANTDEESRELLAQLGMPFQK
- the rpsS gene encoding 30S ribosomal protein S19, which translates into the protein MGRSLKKGPFADEHLLKKVEAQQGVEKKKVIKTWSRRSTIFPSFVGYTIAVHDGRKHVPVYIQEDMVGHKLGEFAPTRTYRGHASDDKKTRR
- the rplX gene encoding 50S ribosomal protein L24, with amino-acid sequence MFVKKGDKVKIITGKDKNKEGVVLSAFPKNEKVIVEGVNMMKKHQKPTQSAPQGGILEVEAPIHVSNVMVIDPSNGEATKVAYKEIDGKKVRISKKTGEALDK
- the rpsH gene encoding 30S ribosomal protein S8 → MSMTDPIADFLTRIRNANMVKHESLEAPASKIKRDIAEILKREGFIRDVEYIQDDKQGVIRVFLKYGKDNERVITNLKRISKPGLRAYVKADEVPKVLNGLGIALISTSEGVITDKEARSKNIGGEVLAYVW
- the rpsQ gene encoding 30S ribosomal protein S17, with protein sequence MTEERNNRKIYQGRVISDKMDKTITVVVETKKNHPIYGKRLKYSKKYKAHDENNTAKVGDIVRIMETRPLSATKRFRLLEVVEEAIII
- the rplV gene encoding 50S ribosomal protein L22; translation: MPEQITSAKATAKTVRTSPRKARLVIDLVRGKSVADAISILKFTPNKSAEIIEKVLMSAVANAENNFDLDVENLVVSEAFVNEGPTMKRFRPRAKGSASPINKRTSHITVVVSEK
- the rplF gene encoding 50S ribosomal protein L6, with the translated sequence MSRIGNKIVVLPDGVEVTQKGNNITVKGPKGELTREFSSDIKMNIDGKEVVFTRPNDSKEMKTIHGTTRANFNNMVVGVSTGFEKALELIGVGYRAQVQGNKLTLNVGYSHPVEIVPPAGITVEVPSNTQVIVKGINKEQIGELAAKIRGIRPPEPYKGKGIRYVGEYVRRKEGKTGK
- a CDS encoding type Z 30S ribosomal protein S14, which encodes MAKQSKIIKSERPAKYSTQNHTRCERCGRPRSVYRKFHLCRICFRELAFKGQIPGVKKASW
- the rpsC gene encoding 30S ribosomal protein S3 produces the protein MGQKVNPVGMRVGIIRDWDTKWYAEKEYAEFLHEDLKIRTFISKKLADAAVSTIEIERAANRIDISIHTAKPGMVIGKGGSEVENLRKELNKLTGKRVHINIVEIKKPDLDAKLVGEGIARQLENRVAFRRAQKQAIQRTMRAGAKGIKTQVSGRLNGADIARKEGYSEGTVPLHTLRADIDYAWEEAETTYGQLGVKVWIYRGEILPTKTNTEKGGK
- the rpmC gene encoding 50S ribosomal protein L29; protein product: MKVKEIRELTTTEMLDKEKQLKEELFNLRFQLATGQLENTARIKEVRRSIARIKTVLREQEAN